In Fusarium oxysporum f. sp. lycopersici 4287 chromosome 2, whole genome shotgun sequence, a genomic segment contains:
- a CDS encoding L-ornithine N5-oxygenase, with protein sequence MSPHSEVSFNGSEAPVSNGTTNGHNGTNGTNGITNGHNGHVNGNSNSNGNGAAPAARHGPRVHKERSPYLESAPADSEFDLICAGFGPASLAVAVAIHDAIAEGKKLRPDGAAPKVLFLEKQTKFAWHAGMLLPGAKMQISFIKDLATLRNPRSEFTFLNYLHRQGRLVDFTNLSTFLPARTEYEDYLRWCSSWFDHVVSYNNEVLSISPESKEAGAVKTFTVQARNGKTGQVQSFRSRHVLVAAGGQPSLPKSLPAKHPRVLHSSQFANYAPQILAKQNAPYRVAVIGAGQSAAEIFNNVQNLYPNSKTYLIMRQEFLRPSDDSPFVNSIFNPEYIDNLWPRSVRARETLLTEARATNYGVVRLELIEHLFEKMYDQKREISDDETQWPHRILAGREIASVDTKGDALEIKVQRVNDGPLDGFVDQETFDVDLIVAATGYKRSAHVDMLKDAWTMLPKTVSGRNESPKGVNGWNVETQDGERKLAVGRDYRVKFSPGTVADDSGVWLQGCCEGTHGLSDTLLSVLGTRSGEIVQSIFKQ encoded by the exons ATGTCACCCCACAGCGAGGTTTCATTCAACGGCTCCGAGGCCCCGGTCTCCAACGGTACCACCAACGGTCACAACGGTACAAATGGCACCAACGGTATTACTAACGGCCACAACGGCCATGTCAAcggcaacagcaacagcaacggAAACGGAGCTGCTCCTGCTGCCCGCCATGGACCCCGAGTTCACAAGGAGAGATCTCCTTATCTCGAGTCCGCTCCTGCGGATTCTGAGTTTGACCTCATCTGTGCTGGCTTCGGCCCCGCATCTTTGGCTGTAGCCGTCGCTATTCACGATGCCATCGCCGAGGGCAAGAAGCTTCGCCCTGATGGCGCAGCTCCCAAGGTCCTTTTCCTGGAGAAGCAGACCAAGTTCGCTTGGCATGCCGGTATGCTGCTCCCTGGAGCCAAGATGCAAATCTCCTTCATCAAGGATCTGGCCACTCTTCGCAACCCCCGATCTGAGTTTACTTTCCTTAACTACCTCCACCGTCAGGGTCGCCTCGTTGACTTTACCAACTTGAGCACTTTCCTCCCTGCCCGTACTGAATACGAGGACTACCTTCGCTGGTGCTCTTCTTGGTTTGACCATGTTGTGAGCTACAACAACGAGGTTCTCTCTATCTCCCCCGAGAGCAAGGAGGCCGGTGCCGTCAAGACTTTTACCGTTCAGGCTCGCAATGGCAAGACTGGCCAGGTCCAATCTTTCCGCAGCCGTCACGtccttgttgctgctggtggccAGCCTTCGCTCCCCAAGAGCCTCCCTGCTAAGCACCCTCGTGTCCTGCACTCTTCTCAATTCGCCAACTACGCCCCTCAGATCCTAGCCAAGCAGAACGCTCCTTACCGCGTTGCTGTTATCGGTGCTGGCCAGAGTGCCGCTGAGATCTTCAATAACGTCCAGAACCTGTACCCCAACTCCAAGACCTACCTTATCATGCGCCAGGAGTTCCTGCGCCCCAGTGATGACTCTCCATT cgtcaactccatcttcaaccCCGAGTACATTGACAACCTGTGGCCACGATCTGTCAGGGCTCGTGAGACTCTTTTGACTGAGGCTCGCGCCACCAACTACGGTGTTGTTCGCCTGGAGCTCATTGAGCACCTCTTCGAGAAGATGTATGACCAGAAGCGTGAGATCAGCGACGATGAGACACAGTGGCCCCACAGAATTCTCGCTGGCCGTGAGATTGCCAGCGTCGACACCAAGGGTGACGCTCTCGAGATCAAGGTCCAACGCGTGAACGATGGTCCtctcgatggcttcgtcgacCAGGAGActtttgatgttgatctgATCGTTGCTGCTACCGGTTACAAGCGAAGCGCTCACGTCGACATGCTCAAGGACGCCTGGACAATGCTCCCCAAGACCGTATCGGGACGCAACGAGTCCCCCAAGGGTGTCAACGGCTGGAACGTCGAGACACAAGATGGCGAGCGTAAGCTGGCAGTTGGAAGGGACTACCGAGTCAAGTTCTCCCCTGGCACTGTTGCCGACGACTCTGGCGTCTGGCTGCAGGGCTGCTGCGAGGGTACTCACGGG CTGAGCGATACCCTCCTCTCCGTCCTGGGCACTCGTTCAGGCGAGATTGTTCAATCTATTTTCAAGCAATAA
- a CDS encoding L-ornithine N5-oxygenase, whose amino-acid sequence MSPHSEVSFNGSEAPVSNGTTNGHNGTNGTNGITNGHNGHVNGNSNSNGNGAAPAARHGPRVHKERSPYLESAPADSEFDLICAGFGPASLAVAVAIHDAIAEGKKLRPDGAAPKVLFLEKQTKFAWHAGMLLPGAKMQISFIKDLATLRNPRSEFTFLNYLHRQGRLVDFTNLSTFLPARTEYEDYLRWCSSWFDHVVSYNNEVLSISPESKEAGAVKTFTVQARNGKTGQVQSFRSRHVLVAAGGQPSLPKSLPAKHPRVLHSSQFANYAPQILAKQNAPYRVAVIGAGQSAAEIFNNVQNLYPNSKTYLIMRQEFLRPSDDSPFVNSIFNPEYIDNLWPRSVRARETLLTEARATNYGVVRLELIEHLFEKMYDQKREISDDETQWPHRILAGREIASVDTKGDALEIKVQRVNDGPLDGFVDQETFDVDLIVAATGYKRSAHVDMLKDAWTMLPKTVSGRNESPKGVNGWNVETQDGERKLAVGRDYRVKFSPGTVADDSGVWLQGCCEGTHGVSDPPRTVHSIDTNIVSS is encoded by the exons ATGTCACCCCACAGCGAGGTTTCATTCAACGGCTCCGAGGCCCCGGTCTCCAACGGTACCACCAACGGTCACAACGGTACAAATGGCACCAACGGTATTACTAACGGCCACAACGGCCATGTCAAcggcaacagcaacagcaacggAAACGGAGCTGCTCCTGCTGCCCGCCATGGACCCCGAGTTCACAAGGAGAGATCTCCTTATCTCGAGTCCGCTCCTGCGGATTCTGAGTTTGACCTCATCTGTGCTGGCTTCGGCCCCGCATCTTTGGCTGTAGCCGTCGCTATTCACGATGCCATCGCCGAGGGCAAGAAGCTTCGCCCTGATGGCGCAGCTCCCAAGGTCCTTTTCCTGGAGAAGCAGACCAAGTTCGCTTGGCATGCCGGTATGCTGCTCCCTGGAGCCAAGATGCAAATCTCCTTCATCAAGGATCTGGCCACTCTTCGCAACCCCCGATCTGAGTTTACTTTCCTTAACTACCTCCACCGTCAGGGTCGCCTCGTTGACTTTACCAACTTGAGCACTTTCCTCCCTGCCCGTACTGAATACGAGGACTACCTTCGCTGGTGCTCTTCTTGGTTTGACCATGTTGTGAGCTACAACAACGAGGTTCTCTCTATCTCCCCCGAGAGCAAGGAGGCCGGTGCCGTCAAGACTTTTACCGTTCAGGCTCGCAATGGCAAGACTGGCCAGGTCCAATCTTTCCGCAGCCGTCACGtccttgttgctgctggtggccAGCCTTCGCTCCCCAAGAGCCTCCCTGCTAAGCACCCTCGTGTCCTGCACTCTTCTCAATTCGCCAACTACGCCCCTCAGATCCTAGCCAAGCAGAACGCTCCTTACCGCGTTGCTGTTATCGGTGCTGGCCAGAGTGCCGCTGAGATCTTCAATAACGTCCAGAACCTGTACCCCAACTCCAAGACCTACCTTATCATGCGCCAGGAGTTCCTGCGCCCCAGTGATGACTCTCCATT cgtcaactccatcttcaaccCCGAGTACATTGACAACCTGTGGCCACGATCTGTCAGGGCTCGTGAGACTCTTTTGACTGAGGCTCGCGCCACCAACTACGGTGTTGTTCGCCTGGAGCTCATTGAGCACCTCTTCGAGAAGATGTATGACCAGAAGCGTGAGATCAGCGACGATGAGACACAGTGGCCCCACAGAATTCTCGCTGGCCGTGAGATTGCCAGCGTCGACACCAAGGGTGACGCTCTCGAGATCAAGGTCCAACGCGTGAACGATGGTCCtctcgatggcttcgtcgacCAGGAGActtttgatgttgatctgATCGTTGCTGCTACCGGTTACAAGCGAAGCGCTCACGTCGACATGCTCAAGGACGCCTGGACAATGCTCCCCAAGACCGTATCGGGACGCAACGAGTCCCCCAAGGGTGTCAACGGCTGGAACGTCGAGACACAAGATGGCGAGCGTAAGCTGGCAGTTGGAAGGGACTACCGAGTCAAGTTCTCCCCTGGCACTGTTGCCGACGACTCTGGCGTCTGGCTGCAGGGCTGCTGCGAGGGTACTCACGGGGTAAGTGATCCACCGCGAACTGTTCATTCAATAGATACTAACATTGTCTCTAGCTGA
- a CDS encoding hypothetical protein (At least one base has a quality score < 10): MVVSKLQRLCQPLHDGRHDAIRRQARPVIGLQGMKNGWKMSRSQWLCGLILHVHGRGVPRGPSSWDFINAVKFRSA; encoded by the coding sequence ATGGTTGTGTCAAAACTTCAAAGGCTCTGTCAGCCGCTGCATGATGGGCGACACGATGCAATAAGACGACAGGCTAGGCCAGTCATCGGACTGCAAGGGATGAAAAATGGATGGAAAATGTCTCGCAGTCAATGGCTCTGCGGCCTAATCCTCCACGTCCATGGCCGCGGCGTGCCTCGTGGACCCTCCTCGTGGGACTTCATCAACGCCGTGAAGTTCCGTAGCGCATGA